A single window of Gemmatimonadales bacterium DNA harbors:
- a CDS encoding HAD family hydrolase: MRGAVFLDRDGTLVRDPGYLHDPDLVELLPGVAPGLATLARAGWPLVIVSNQSGMARGLYGPEAFAAVLTRLGALLAPQGVRFAAAYFCPHHPDFTGPCDCRKPGVALFEQAAREHRLDLARSWMVGDRLSDVEPARRLGGHGLLLESAEAPDEAARARTMGFAVAPDLVAAARIIGEPAP, from the coding sequence ATGCGCGGCGCCGTCTTCCTCGACCGCGACGGCACACTGGTCCGGGACCCGGGCTACCTCCACGACCCCGACCTGGTCGAGCTGCTGCCCGGCGTGGCCCCGGGCCTCGCGACGCTCGCGCGGGCCGGATGGCCGCTGGTGATCGTGAGCAACCAGTCGGGCATGGCCCGCGGCCTGTACGGTCCCGAGGCCTTCGCCGCCGTCCTGACGCGCCTCGGCGCGCTGCTCGCGCCCCAGGGCGTGCGTTTCGCCGCCGCGTACTTCTGCCCGCACCATCCCGACTTCACCGGCCCCTGCGACTGTCGCAAGCCCGGCGTCGCGCTGTTCGAGCAGGCCGCACGGGAGCACCGTCTCGACCTCGCCCGATCGTGGATGGTGGGCGACCGGCTGAGCGACGTCGAGCCGGCGCGGCGGCTCGGCGGGCACGGCCTGCTGCTCGAGTCGGCCGAGGCCCCGGACGAGGCCGCCAGGGCCCGCACGATGGGCTTCGCCGTGGCGCCGGATCTGGTCGCCGCGGCCCGCATCATCGGCGAGCCGGCGCCGTGA
- a CDS encoding PPC domain-containing protein → MLGLAAVAGLEPLAAQQADHAHPLAVHPPGAAPSGPAPAANEVPAPGETGFIRVGQTMRGALEPGDLLMADSTFADVWEFTGAAGEKVTIEARSDEFDTFLQLLDSSGTKIAEDDDSGGDLNSRLAVTLPAAGRYRIVVNSAGHERRAGRYTVSIQ, encoded by the coding sequence GTGCTCGGCCTCGCCGCCGTGGCGGGGCTCGAGCCGCTGGCGGCGCAGCAGGCCGATCACGCGCACCCGCTCGCGGTCCATCCTCCGGGGGCCGCGCCGTCGGGGCCCGCGCCGGCGGCGAACGAGGTCCCGGCGCCGGGCGAGACGGGGTTCATCCGGGTCGGCCAGACGATGCGCGGCGCGCTGGAGCCCGGCGACCTGCTGATGGCGGACTCCACGTTCGCCGACGTGTGGGAGTTCACCGGCGCGGCGGGCGAGAAGGTCACCATCGAGGCGCGGTCGGACGAATTCGACACGTTCCTGCAGCTCCTGGACTCCTCCGGGACGAAGATCGCCGAGGACGACGACTCGGGGGGCGACCTGAACTCCCGCCTCGCCGTCACGCTCCCGGCAGCGGGCCGGTACCGGATCGTCGTGAACAGCGCGGGCCACGAGCGGCGCGCCGGCAGGTACACGGTGTCCATCCAGTAG
- a CDS encoding Ig-like domain-containing protein translates to MRLTTAAAVALTVGCAYAGDPPGGPPDTTPPTVLRVVPESGAVLAEPPHQAEIDFDEVISEQLAGQQRDIGGAVILSPVTGKVSVGWHRTRLTIDPKGGFRAGRIYRLELLPGITDLRQNRMKRGRLVVFSTGPPIPAATLTGTVVDWPGNKAAPGALVEAVLLPDSLPYRAVADSAGNFAMPVMPAGEYQVYGVVDQNGNRRREPREAYDVTRVTLQDSASLELYAFTHDTVGPRLRTVEAVDSLTLRLSFDRPLDPSVAPDTSQVHLATADDSTTYLALAGVLTPAGYDSVTKAAAAAAAAADSLKRAATAAAAARDTTRRQPPAPAPAAPPPVPAAAPSRPRGGAAAPLPGRPTRSDTTRAMRMLLRRPAPTDVRIVRLAAPLQPGSRYVVTTAGLKGLTGILGHGHAALLAPKPAARRAGAAGDSLRAGAAADSLRGARAAADSLRPARDSTRPAPPE, encoded by the coding sequence ATGCGCCTGACCACCGCCGCGGCCGTGGCCCTGACGGTGGGCTGCGCGTACGCGGGCGACCCGCCCGGCGGCCCGCCCGACACCACGCCCCCGACCGTGCTGCGAGTCGTGCCCGAGTCGGGCGCCGTGCTGGCGGAGCCACCGCACCAGGCCGAGATCGACTTCGACGAGGTGATCTCGGAGCAGCTCGCCGGCCAGCAGCGCGACATCGGGGGCGCGGTGATCCTGTCGCCCGTGACCGGCAAGGTCAGCGTGGGATGGCACCGCACCCGGCTCACGATCGACCCCAAGGGCGGCTTCCGCGCCGGACGGATCTACCGGCTCGAGCTGCTGCCCGGCATCACCGACCTGCGCCAGAACCGGATGAAGCGGGGCCGGCTCGTCGTCTTCTCCACCGGACCGCCGATTCCGGCCGCCACGCTCACCGGCACGGTCGTGGACTGGCCGGGCAACAAGGCGGCGCCGGGCGCCCTCGTCGAAGCGGTGCTGCTGCCCGACTCGCTGCCCTACCGGGCCGTGGCCGACTCCGCGGGCAACTTCGCGATGCCGGTGATGCCGGCGGGCGAGTACCAGGTGTACGGCGTGGTGGATCAGAACGGCAACCGGCGCCGCGAGCCGCGCGAGGCGTACGACGTGACGCGCGTGACGCTGCAGGACTCGGCATCCCTGGAGCTGTACGCCTTCACGCACGACACCGTCGGGCCCCGGCTCCGCACCGTCGAGGCGGTGGACTCCCTGACCCTCAGGCTCTCCTTCGACCGGCCGCTCGATCCGTCGGTGGCGCCGGACACGTCGCAGGTCCACCTCGCGACCGCGGACGACTCCACCACCTACCTCGCGCTGGCCGGTGTGCTCACCCCGGCCGGCTACGACAGCGTGACCAAGGCCGCCGCGGCGGCCGCGGCCGCGGCCGACAGCCTGAAGCGGGCGGCGACCGCCGCCGCCGCGGCCAGGGACACGACCCGGCGCCAGCCCCCGGCGCCGGCGCCCGCCGCGCCGCCTCCCGTCCCGGCCGCGGCGCCCTCGCGGCCCCGCGGCGGAGCGGCGGCGCCGCTGCCCGGGCGACCGACGCGCTCCGACACGACCCGCGCGATGCGGATGCTGCTGCGCCGGCCCGCGCCGACCGATGTCCGCATCGTCCGCCTGGCGGCCCCGCTCCAGCCCGGCTCCCGCTACGTCGTGACGACCGCCGGCCTCAAGGGCCTCACCGGCATCCTGGGGCATGGGCACGCCGCGCTGCTCGCGCCCAAGCCCGCCGCGCGGCGGGCCGGAGCGGCCGGCGACTCGCTGCGGGCCGGCGCAGCAGCCGATTCGCTCCGCGGCGCACGGGCGGCGGCCGATTCGCTGCGCCCGGCGCGCGACTCCACGCGGCCGGCACCGCCCGAATGA
- a CDS encoding DUF4932 domain-containing protein, with the protein MKRLAIVLGLALPLAACTSELPRGTSSFTLGRTTVRVDSTLDLVGLVLRLSDTADIPPLGPIKKWAVALGTEVDDSAFDLARSLGPTPVGPVLEAWAAPATPDSACGWIAPGVRRCFTGNAPQRRALARFIGAARAFAPRAAPLTFEGLNAAARLRDLSDVYVALAGSKAPDSLLAAYSGYAGESYDVTLARTFWTRQLSPTVDPVGWTHELGNRIFIAPDPVFADRSFRSPSYIWLAAGHQMAHAVVRRLFAEHPEILERTVQLRPTIEAAMARAGYAPIFWDETLGEQLARAITIRALLAAKPTLAWPLRTEAMGANMALVPWLEDALVRYERDRATYPNLSAFAGELTRAIAAIPLDSCRAATSPDVALVGVGRERAIVGWIGEKSPFKGRGLLAGDTVLAVDGDSVSAGDLMLPTRQLYLDFSQHLPAELATLSIRRGGRIYGIEVPINWAPRAVTRVASQARTAVEPICGWVQRAVRQ; encoded by the coding sequence ATGAAACGACTCGCGATCGTCCTCGGTCTCGCGCTCCCGCTCGCGGCCTGCACGTCGGAGCTGCCGCGCGGCACCTCGTCGTTCACCCTCGGGCGCACCACCGTGCGGGTGGACTCGACGCTCGATCTGGTGGGGCTGGTGCTGCGGCTGTCGGATACGGCCGACATCCCGCCGCTGGGCCCGATCAAGAAGTGGGCGGTCGCCCTGGGAACCGAGGTGGACGACTCGGCGTTCGACCTGGCGCGCTCGCTCGGGCCGACGCCGGTGGGCCCGGTGCTCGAGGCCTGGGCCGCGCCCGCGACCCCGGACTCGGCGTGCGGCTGGATCGCCCCCGGCGTCCGCCGCTGCTTCACCGGCAACGCGCCGCAACGGCGCGCGCTCGCGCGCTTCATCGGGGCCGCCCGCGCCTTCGCGCCCCGGGCCGCGCCCCTCACGTTCGAGGGCCTCAACGCGGCGGCGCGGCTGCGGGACCTGTCCGACGTGTACGTCGCCCTCGCCGGGTCCAAGGCCCCGGACAGCCTGCTGGCGGCGTACTCCGGGTACGCGGGCGAGAGCTACGACGTCACGCTGGCGCGGACCTTCTGGACCCGGCAGCTCAGTCCGACCGTCGATCCGGTGGGCTGGACCCACGAGCTGGGGAACCGGATCTTCATCGCCCCCGACCCGGTCTTCGCGGATCGCTCGTTCCGCTCTCCCAGCTACATCTGGCTCGCAGCCGGTCACCAGATGGCGCACGCCGTCGTGCGGCGGCTGTTCGCCGAGCACCCCGAGATCCTGGAGCGCACGGTGCAGCTGCGGCCGACCATCGAGGCCGCGATGGCGCGGGCGGGCTACGCCCCGATCTTCTGGGACGAGACCCTCGGCGAGCAGCTGGCGCGGGCCATCACCATTCGCGCGCTGCTGGCCGCCAAGCCGACGCTCGCCTGGCCGCTGCGGACCGAGGCGATGGGCGCCAACATGGCGCTGGTGCCGTGGCTCGAGGACGCCCTGGTGCGCTACGAGAGGGACCGGGCCACCTATCCGAACCTGTCGGCCTTCGCGGGCGAGCTGACCAGGGCCATCGCGGCGATTCCGCTCGACTCCTGCCGCGCCGCCACCAGCCCCGACGTCGCCCTGGTGGGCGTCGGCCGCGAGCGGGCGATCGTCGGATGGATCGGGGAGAAATCGCCCTTCAAGGGCCGCGGGCTCCTGGCAGGCGATACCGTGCTGGCCGTGGACGGCGACAGCGTCTCGGCAGGCGACCTGATGCTGCCGACCCGCCAGCTCTACCTCGACTTCTCGCAGCACCTGCCCGCCGAGCTGGCCACGCTGAGCATCCGGCGCGGCGGCCGCATCTACGGCATCGAGGTGCCGATCAACTGGGCGCCGCGGGCGGTGACGCGGGTGGCGTCGCAGGCCCGGACCGCGGTCGAGCCGATCTGCGGGTGGGTGCAGCGGGCCGTACGGCAGTAG
- a CDS encoding PPC domain-containing protein → MSLRRGAAVGRTLAVGLALAAALALPVRAQQQIPINTPVTGQITQFDPLLTDQTHYKVFTFQGTAGQTVQIDLLSADFDAYLYLKDQTGSTLAQDDDGGGGRNSRIVHVLPYTGMYQIYANTVGRGETGAFTLQVRSGGEAPPPQMAQVPSSGMSQQIPIGTTVQGELTASDPTMTDGSHYKMFTFMGTAGQTVQIDLMSTAFDSYLYLRNSNGQSIATDDDGGGNLNSRIIHQLPYTGMYQVLANTLRSGQYGPFTLQIQPAQASGPVVTTLQPGVVSNLPSVNALGLVGQIGLNQQAQNTLISGGVAWNNKPIHLYGYQCSPGQSAQFDVLSSWDNYLIVFDPNGVEIAHDDDGGEGLNARLRFSCPSAGQYRLGVTTGLASTTPGSYTLQVQQIAAVGQVVPLQGGVAPQVTPTVTPPSAGTPTNMIPAPGQTGQIMIGQTVQGRLEAGDQTMGSDSTYADIWQFQASAGQAVAIQLSSEDFPTYLQLLDGAGNVLQESAGHPNSGLAYTLSSAGTYQIVVNSNGRQRRTGLYVLTVR, encoded by the coding sequence ATGTCGCTTCGTCGCGGTGCTGCCGTCGGGCGCACGCTGGCGGTGGGCCTCGCGTTGGCGGCTGCCCTCGCGCTGCCGGTTCGGGCGCAACAGCAGATACCGATCAACACGCCGGTCACCGGGCAGATCACGCAGTTCGACCCGCTGTTGACCGATCAGACGCATTACAAGGTCTTCACCTTCCAGGGCACCGCCGGCCAGACCGTGCAGATCGACCTGCTGTCGGCCGACTTCGACGCGTACCTCTACCTCAAGGACCAGACCGGGAGCACCCTCGCCCAGGACGACGACGGCGGCGGCGGGCGCAACTCCCGCATCGTCCACGTGCTGCCGTACACGGGGATGTACCAGATCTACGCCAACACGGTCGGCCGCGGCGAGACGGGCGCGTTCACGCTGCAGGTCCGGAGCGGGGGCGAGGCGCCGCCGCCGCAGATGGCGCAGGTGCCTTCCTCCGGGATGTCGCAGCAGATCCCCATCGGCACGACCGTCCAGGGCGAGCTGACGGCGAGTGACCCGACGATGACCGACGGGTCGCACTACAAGATGTTCACCTTCATGGGCACGGCCGGGCAGACGGTGCAGATCGACCTGATGTCCACCGCGTTCGACTCGTACCTGTACCTGCGCAACTCCAACGGTCAGTCCATCGCCACCGACGACGACGGCGGCGGCAACCTCAACTCCCGGATCATCCACCAGCTGCCGTACACCGGCATGTACCAGGTCCTGGCCAACACCCTGCGCTCGGGGCAGTACGGGCCGTTCACGCTCCAGATCCAGCCCGCGCAGGCGAGCGGCCCCGTGGTCACCACCCTGCAGCCCGGGGTGGTCAGCAACCTGCCGTCCGTCAACGCGCTCGGCCTGGTCGGCCAGATCGGGCTCAATCAGCAGGCGCAGAACACGCTGATCTCGGGCGGCGTGGCCTGGAACAACAAGCCGATCCATCTCTACGGCTACCAGTGCTCGCCGGGGCAGTCCGCGCAGTTCGACGTGCTGTCGAGCTGGGACAACTACCTCATCGTGTTCGACCCGAACGGCGTCGAGATCGCGCACGACGACGACGGCGGCGAGGGACTGAACGCGCGGCTGCGGTTCTCCTGCCCCTCGGCGGGACAGTACCGGCTCGGCGTCACGACGGGCCTGGCCTCGACGACGCCGGGGTCCTATACGCTCCAGGTGCAGCAGATCGCGGCCGTGGGCCAGGTCGTGCCGCTGCAGGGCGGCGTCGCGCCGCAGGTGACGCCCACCGTGACGCCGCCGTCCGCCGGGACGCCGACCAACATGATCCCGGCGCCGGGCCAGACCGGCCAGATCATGATCGGCCAGACGGTGCAGGGCCGCCTCGAGGCGGGCGACCAGACGATGGGCTCGGACAGCACGTATGCGGACATCTGGCAGTTCCAGGCGAGCGCCGGGCAGGCCGTGGCCATCCAGCTCAGCTCGGAGGATTTTCCGACCTACCTCCAGCTGCTCGACGGCGCGGGCAACGTGCTGCAGGAGTCGGCCGGGCACCCGAACTCGGGCCTGGCGTACACCCTTTCGTCGGCGGGGACGTACCAGATCGTGGTGAACAGCAACGGCCGCCAGCGGCGGACGGGGCTGTACGTCCTGACCGTCCGCTAG
- the purH gene encoding bifunctional phosphoribosylaminoimidazolecarboxamide formyltransferase/IMP cyclohydrolase, with protein sequence MPRALISVSDKRGVVEFARALIALGWEIVSTGGTARALAAAGVAVTPVEKVTGFPEMMDGRVKTLHPAVHGGLLARRRVPSDVMAMERHGIVPIDLVAVNLYPFRETVANPRVTVDEAIEQIDIGGPSMLRSAAKNHDAVTVVVDPADYARVADALKAGGVGPGLRRELAVKVFRETATYDAAIAQWLEAHAGAAADGGLPAFLLLALERRQALRYGENPEQKAAFYVTGEGGSLADLSQLGGKELSFNNLLDLDAAYLALEPWSDHTACVIIKHTTPCGIALGKTAADAYRRALATDPVSAYGSVVGLNTVLDAETATAMAELFVEAVVAPCFLPDALEVLRRKKNLRIVEVPRGQAAESLDFKRVRSGFLAESRLRFDPDESGWKTVTQRAPTAAELDDLRFAWAAVMSVKSNAILIARDAQALGIGAGQMSRVDSSMLAVHKARAAGHEVAGAVLASDAFFPFRDGVDEAARAGVRAIVQPGGSVRDPEVVAAADEHGLAMIFTGRRQFRH encoded by the coding sequence ATGCCTCGCGCCCTGATCTCGGTCTCGGACAAGCGCGGCGTCGTCGAGTTCGCCCGCGCGCTGATCGCCCTGGGCTGGGAGATCGTGTCGACGGGCGGCACCGCGCGCGCGCTGGCGGCGGCGGGCGTCGCCGTGACGCCGGTCGAGAAGGTCACCGGTTTCCCCGAGATGATGGACGGCCGGGTGAAGACCCTCCACCCGGCGGTGCACGGGGGCCTCCTGGCGCGGCGCCGCGTGCCCTCCGACGTGATGGCGATGGAGCGCCACGGCATCGTCCCGATCGACCTGGTGGCCGTCAACCTCTACCCGTTCCGCGAGACCGTCGCGAACCCCAGAGTGACGGTGGACGAGGCCATCGAGCAGATTGACATCGGCGGGCCCTCCATGCTCCGCTCTGCGGCGAAGAACCACGACGCGGTCACGGTGGTGGTCGATCCGGCCGATTACGCCCGGGTGGCCGACGCGCTCAAGGCCGGCGGCGTGGGTCCCGGGCTGCGGCGCGAGCTGGCGGTCAAGGTGTTCCGCGAGACCGCGACCTACGACGCGGCGATCGCCCAGTGGCTGGAGGCGCACGCGGGCGCCGCCGCGGACGGCGGCCTGCCGGCCTTCCTGCTGCTGGCCCTCGAGCGGCGGCAGGCGCTCCGCTACGGCGAGAACCCGGAGCAGAAGGCCGCGTTCTACGTCACGGGCGAGGGCGGCAGCCTGGCCGACCTCTCCCAGCTCGGCGGCAAGGAGCTGTCCTTCAACAACCTCCTCGATCTCGACGCCGCGTACCTGGCCCTCGAGCCGTGGAGCGATCACACGGCGTGCGTGATCATCAAGCACACCACGCCGTGCGGGATCGCCCTCGGCAAGACGGCGGCGGACGCGTACCGGCGCGCGCTCGCGACCGACCCGGTTTCCGCGTACGGCTCGGTGGTGGGGCTCAACACCGTGCTCGACGCCGAGACCGCGACCGCGATGGCGGAGCTGTTCGTCGAGGCGGTGGTCGCGCCCTGCTTCCTGCCCGACGCCCTCGAGGTGCTGCGCCGGAAGAAGAACCTCCGGATCGTCGAGGTGCCGCGCGGCCAGGCGGCGGAGTCGCTCGACTTCAAGCGCGTGCGGAGCGGCTTCCTCGCCGAGTCGCGCCTGCGGTTCGACCCGGACGAGAGCGGCTGGAAGACCGTGACGCAGCGCGCGCCCACCGCGGCCGAGCTGGACGACCTGCGGTTCGCCTGGGCGGCGGTCATGAGCGTCAAGTCGAACGCGATCCTCATCGCCAGGGACGCGCAGGCGCTGGGCATCGGCGCGGGCCAGATGAGCCGGGTGGACAGCTCGATGCTGGCGGTGCACAAGGCGCGCGCCGCCGGCCACGAGGTCGCCGGCGCCGTGCTGGCCTCCGACGCGTTCTTCCCGTTCCGCGACGGCGTGGACGAGGCGGCCAGGGCCGGCGTCCGCGCCATCGTCCAGCCCGGCGGGTCGGTGCGCGACCCCGAGGTCGTGGCGGCGGCCGACGAGCACGGCCTGGCGATGATCTTCACCGGCAGACGCCAATTCCGGCACTGA
- the purN gene encoding phosphoribosylglycinamide formyltransferase: MRVAVLASGQGSNLQALLDATRDPSPAAVIALVVANRPGAGALVRAAAAGIPTATIAEDGQDAARLLALLAEHAIELVVLAGWLKKVPDAVVRAFRGRMLNVHPALLPAFGGAGMYGRRVHEAVLRSGAQVSGATVHLVDDQYDHGEIVAQWPVPVRADDTPETLAARVLAVEHRLLPAVVLAFARLGAVPGAGALAVALGRPAPSTTLPRTLDDALAAR, encoded by the coding sequence ATGCGCGTCGCGGTCCTCGCCTCCGGCCAGGGATCCAACCTCCAGGCTCTGCTCGACGCCACGCGCGATCCGTCGCCGGCGGCGGTGATCGCGCTGGTGGTGGCCAATCGGCCCGGGGCCGGCGCGCTCGTCCGAGCCGCCGCGGCGGGCATCCCCACGGCGACGATCGCCGAGGACGGGCAGGACGCCGCGCGGCTGCTTGCGCTCCTCGCCGAGCACGCGATCGAGCTGGTGGTGCTGGCGGGCTGGCTCAAGAAGGTGCCGGACGCCGTCGTGCGGGCGTTCCGCGGCCGGATGCTGAACGTGCATCCCGCGCTCCTGCCCGCCTTCGGCGGCGCGGGGATGTACGGCCGGCGCGTGCACGAGGCGGTGCTGCGGAGCGGCGCGCAGGTGAGCGGCGCCACCGTGCACCTGGTGGACGACCAGTACGACCACGGCGAGATCGTCGCGCAATGGCCCGTGCCGGTCCGCGCCGACGACACGCCGGAGACGCTCGCCGCACGCGTGCTCGCGGTCGAGCACCGCCTGCTCCCGGCCGTGGTGCTCGCGTTCGCGCGGCTCGGCGCCGTCCCCGGCGCGGGCGCGCTGGCCGTGGCGCTCGGGCGCCCGGCGCCCTCCACCACCCTGCCCCGCACGCTCGACGATGCGCTGGCCGCGCGGTAG
- a CDS encoding DUF6174 domain-containing protein, giving the protein MTPSARLLLIGLVAGLAGCQGGPTAPTLADLQRAQAAWAAHHLTRYAYRYQTTGFFNALDGRAMRLVVLGDTVRSAQFVATNDSVPVVPATLPTIDALFAEAIAARAGGTLVTALFDPVFDYPTRLEFSGPPDAGGVVVASAIELLP; this is encoded by the coding sequence GTGACCCCCAGCGCGCGGCTGCTGCTCATCGGGCTCGTCGCAGGCCTGGCCGGTTGTCAGGGCGGCCCGACCGCTCCCACGCTCGCCGACCTCCAGCGGGCGCAAGCCGCGTGGGCGGCACACCATCTCACCCGGTATGCGTATCGGTACCAGACTACCGGGTTCTTCAATGCCCTGGACGGTCGGGCGATGCGCCTGGTGGTCCTCGGTGACACGGTCCGATCCGCTCAATTCGTCGCCACGAACGACTCCGTGCCCGTAGTGCCGGCCACCCTGCCGACCATCGACGCGTTGTTCGCCGAGGCGATCGCGGCGCGGGCAGGCGGCACGCTCGTAACGGCGCTGTTCGATCCCGTCTTCGACTACCCCACGCGGTTGGAGTTCTCGGGCCCGCCGGACGCCGGCGGCGTCGTTGTCGCGTCCGCCATCGAGCTGCTGCCGTAG
- a CDS encoding M20/M25/M40 family metallo-hydrolase encodes MRRAAAAGRTGAALALCLAGGLAGAAGAAAQQPARLAEAADVLGRLIETYGVSGHEAPVRDAVIRLLPAWARPSVDTAGNVLVRAGSGAPLVVFVAHLDEIGFVVTAIRDDGGLDLRAAGGFYPSLFEGEPALVHTSRGVVPAVFVPRDSAGPAPRRSPGALRADPGTASRAATEALGIRPGDAVTMPKAFVPLAGSRATGRSMDDRVGCAAQLLALRRLDPRALRHAVVFVFSVREEIGLEGAKAAAADLAAERPARVHAIDTFVSADAPLEIPTFADAPLGGGAVVRAIDNSAVAPPALVDSLLALARSRGIPLAAGTTNGGNDGSVFTAYGVSDVGLGWPLRYAHSPAEVIDLTDLVALADVIQAIAEGW; translated from the coding sequence GTGAGGCGGGCGGCCGCCGCCGGGCGGACCGGCGCCGCCCTGGCGCTGTGCCTCGCCGGCGGCCTCGCGGGCGCGGCGGGGGCCGCGGCGCAGCAGCCGGCGCGGCTCGCCGAGGCGGCCGACGTGCTCGGCCGGCTCATCGAGACCTACGGCGTGTCCGGCCACGAGGCGCCGGTGCGCGACGCCGTCATCCGCCTGCTGCCGGCGTGGGCGCGTCCCTCGGTCGACACGGCCGGGAACGTGCTGGTGCGCGCCGGCTCCGGCGCGCCGCTGGTGGTGTTCGTCGCCCACCTGGACGAGATCGGGTTCGTGGTCACCGCGATCCGGGACGACGGCGGCCTCGACCTGCGGGCGGCGGGCGGGTTCTACCCGTCGCTGTTCGAGGGAGAGCCCGCGCTGGTGCACACGTCGCGGGGTGTGGTGCCCGCGGTGTTCGTGCCGCGCGACAGCGCCGGTCCCGCGCCGCGCCGCAGCCCCGGCGCCCTCCGCGCCGATCCCGGCACCGCGAGCCGGGCCGCGACCGAGGCCCTCGGCATCCGGCCGGGCGACGCGGTGACGATGCCGAAGGCGTTCGTGCCGCTGGCCGGGTCCCGGGCCACGGGGCGCTCGATGGACGATCGGGTGGGCTGCGCCGCGCAGCTGCTCGCGCTGCGCCGTCTCGACCCGCGCGCGCTGCGCCACGCCGTGGTGTTCGTTTTCTCGGTCCGCGAGGAGATCGGCCTCGAGGGCGCGAAGGCCGCGGCGGCCGACCTCGCGGCGGAGCGCCCGGCGCGCGTCCACGCGATCGACACCTTCGTGTCCGCCGACGCGCCGCTCGAGATCCCGACGTTCGCCGACGCCCCGCTCGGCGGCGGCGCCGTGGTGCGGGCGATCGACAACAGCGCCGTCGCGCCGCCCGCCCTGGTGGACTCGCTGCTCGCGCTGGCGCGCTCGCGGGGCATCCCGCTCGCGGCCGGGACCACCAACGGCGGGAACGACGGCTCGGTGTTCACCGCCTACGGCGTGAGCGACGTGGGGCTCGGGTGGCCCCTGCGCTACGCCCACTCGCCGGCGGAGGTGATCGACTTGACGGACCTGGTCGCCCTCGCCGACGTCATCCAGGCCATCGCGGAGGGGTGGTGA